The sequence AGTGCCGCTTAGAACGGGATATCGTCATCCATTGCGCCTAGTGAAGCAGCATTTGATGAGGCTGGAGCCGACTGCTCAGCCGGCTTTGAGCGTGCATAGCTTTCGCCACCATCACCACTTCCGCCTACAGGCTTGCCACCAAGCATTTGCATTGTTTCTGCAACGATCTCAGTGGAATACTTTTCTTGGCCACTAGCATCAGTCCACTTGCGGGTACGCAAACGACCTTCAACATAAACCTGCGAACCTTTTTTGAGGTATTGACCAGCGATTTCTGCAAGTTTGCCAAAGAATGCAACACGATGCCATTCTGTGGTTTCTTTCATTTCGCCAGTTTGTTTGTCTTTGTAGCGATCAGATGTTGCTACTGAAATATTGGTAACGGCGTCGCCGCTTGGCATATAACGCGTTTCTGGATCGCGTCCTACGTTACCTACGATGATGACCTTATTTACCGAAGCCATGTTGTCTCCCGAAGAAAAATGCTGCTGTTATTACTACTAAAAAATGATGCAAACTTAAATGAAACCAATGAAGCTACGGTTACGTCTCTGTGGCTACGTCCTTTGATTCTGCTGCTCTTGTTGGCATTTCGCCCATCGACCAAGCGATTATAAGCCAGCAAACTAAGAGCGCTGCGCCCATTGCAAAGACCGATAAATCGCCATGGCTATCCATTAAATAACCCCCAATAGCAGCACCCATAAACAAGCCAATCGATTGGGTGGTGTTGTAAACGCCCAGTGCAGTGCCCTTGGATTCTTTTGCAAAACGTGACACCAAAGAGGGTTGCAAAGCTTCAAGTAAATTAAAGCCTACAAAATAAATGAGTAGAGCCGCTGCAATAGCCATCACTGAATTAGCCTGCATGAATACTATTTCAGCAGTGAATAACAAAATAATCGCAACCAACAATACTGTTCTTAATTTCTGCTTCTTTTCGCCGAAAATAATTGCGGGTGCCATGAATACAAAAGAAAGCAAAACGACTGGCAGATAAATTTCCCAGTGTGAAGAAAGTGGCAAGCCGGCTTGCACCAATAAACGTGGTACCACTAAGAACATGGCTACTTGAGTAGCGTGCAGTACGAAGACACCCAAGTTCAAACGCATTAACTCTGGACGAAAGAAAACTTCTTTCAATGAGGCTTGTTGAACTTTTGCTTCCGGCTTACTCGATGGTAAAACGTAGTAGCTTACAAACATGGCGATCACACCCAGTACTGCCAGAACAATAAAAATTCCACTGAGGCTAATTGCCCGATAAATTGGTGCTGCGATCACCAGGGATAAGGCAAAAGACAAGGCGATACTGCCGCCTACCAGAGCCATGGCTCGAGTTCGTACCTGCTCTCTGGTTAAATCAGCTACCCAGGCCGAAATAGCGGCCGATACTGCACCAGCACCCATCACCCCACGCCCAATAGCTATCCAGAGGAGGTCATCTTTGGCTGCGCAAATCAATGCTCCCGCTACAAATAAGGAAAGGCCCCATAAAACAACCGGTTTGCGCCCAATTCGATCCGATAAACGCCCTAAGGGGATATAGAAACAGGCCTGAACAATATTAAAGATCCCCAGGGTCAAACCGACCCAGAGGGCATGCTCCCCACCCGGTAAGCCCCGAGCATGGATGCTAAATACGGGTAATAGCAGAAATAGGCCCAGCATACGGAGGCCAAAGATGCCTGCTAAGGCCAGAGTGGAGCGGAGTTCAGAAGGATTCATGGGAAAGAGCTATATTAACAAGTTAAGCAAAAAAATCATGAATAACGAAATTAAGATCCGCGGTGCCCGCACCCACAACCTCAAAAACATCAATCTAGACATCCCTAGAGAGAAACTTGTCGTTCTCACTGGTTTATCTGGTTCTGGCAAAAGCTCCTTGGCTTTCGACACACTTTATGCTGAAGGTCAACGTCGTTATGTGGAATCGCTTTCTGCATACGCTCGTCAATTCTTGCAGTTAATGGAAAAGCCGGACGTTGATACGATTGAAGGGCTTTCACCAGCGATCTCCATTGAACAAAAAGCGACCAGTCACAACCCGCGCTCAACTGTGGGTACCGTTACTGAAATCCACGATTACTTGCGTTTGCTCTTTGCACGTGCAGGCACTCCACATTGTCCCGACCATGATCTGCCACTCGAGGCGCAAAGCGTTTCACAAATGGTCGATACCGTACTGTCGATGCCTGAAGATACAAAGTTGATGATTCTGGCTCCAGTAGTCAGTGAGCGTAAAGGTGAGTTTGTTGACCTCTTCCAAGATCTACAGGCACAAGGCTTTGTGCGCTTTCGGGTGCGCTCTGGTGGCGGCACAGCTAATGCTGCCAAAGCAGAAATCTTTGAAGTTGATCAACTTCCAACCCTGAAGAAAAACGATAAACACTCCATTGAAGTCGTAGTCGATCGCATTAAAGTGCGTCCCGATATTCAGCAACGTCTTGCGGAATCTTTTGAAACAGCACTTCGTCTCGCTGACGGTAAAGCCATGATCGTTGATATGGATACCGGCAAAGAAATGATTTTCTCGAGCAAGTTTGCTTGTCCGGTTTGCTCCTACTCACTTCAAGAGTTAGAGCCACGCCTCTTCTCATTTAATAATCCGATGGGTGCTTGCCCCTCATGCGATGGCTTAGGTCATCAGTCTTTCTTTGACCCCAAGCGCATCGTGGCGCATCCAGACCTCTCCCTTGCTTCAGGAGCAATTAAAGGCTGGGACCGACGTAATCAGTTCTACTTCAAGCTATTGCAGACCCTGGCAAAGCATGGTGGCTTCGATGTTGAGAAGCCATTTGAAACTCTCTCCAAGAAACAACAAGATCTCATCCTATTGGGATCAGGCGATGTCACGATTCCGTTTGAATACATCAATGAGCGTGGCAAAAATAGTATTCGTGAACATGCTTTTGAAGGCATCGTTGCGAACTTTGAGCGCCGCTATCGCGAAACTGACTCTGTCACAGTGCGTGAAGAATTAGCCCGTTACCAAAATATTCAAATTTGCCCTGAGTGCAATGGTAGTCGTTTGCGCAAAGAGGCACGCTTTGTCAAAGTAGGCGAAAAGAAACAATCCCGCGCCATTTATGAGATCAGCGCCTTACCGCTGAAAGATGCAAAAGAATATTTTGAGGCGCTTGAACTCAAAGGTGCCAAACGTGAAATCGCCGACAAGATTGTGAATGAGATCAGCGCACGCTTGCGTTTCTTAAATGATGTTGGCCTAGACTACCTTTCTCTGGAGCGTAGTGCTGACACCCTCTCCGGTGGTGAAGCCCAGCGTATTCGCTTAGCCAGCCAGATTGGCTCCGGCTTGACTGGCGTAATGTATGTATTGGATGAACCATCGATTGGTCTACATCAACGTGATAACGATCGCCTCATCGGCACCTTGAAACATCTGCGTGATTTAGGAAATAGTGTTTTAGTGGTTGAGCACGATGAGGACATGATTCGTGCTTCTGACTGGGTAATCGATATTGGCCCTGGCGCCGGCGTTCATGGTGGCGAGATTGTTGCTCAGGGGACCCCTGAGGAAGTCGAGGCCAATCCGAACTCTCTGACTGGCGCTTATCTCTCAGGTCGCGAAGCCATTGCCGTTCCAGAAAAACGTATTCCGGTAAATGATCGCTTTCTTGAAATCATTGGAGCTCGTGGTAACAACTTGCAATCAGTGCATGCCCAGATTCCCGTAGGACTGCTGACTTGTGTCACAGGCGTTTCAGGCTCAGGAAAATCCACTCTAATTAACGACACCTTGCACCATGCTGTAGCCCAACATCTCTATGGCTCTAATGCAGAACCTGCAGCACACGATGCAATGAAAGGTTTAGAGCATTTTGACAAAGTGATTAGTGTTGACCAATCACCGATTGGCAGAACACCACGTTCTAATCCGGCAACGTATACCGGCTTGTTTACCCCAATTCGTGAACTATTTGCGGGTGTCCCAGCGGCACGTGAGCGTGGCTATGAAGCTGGGCGCTTCTCCTTTAACGTCAAAGGTGGTCGTTGCGATGCCTGTGAAGGTGATGGCGTTCTGAAGGTGGAAATGCACTTCTTGCCTGACGTATACGTTCCTTGTGACGTTTGTCATGGCAAGCGTTACAACCGGGAAACTTTAGATATTCGGTACAAAGGTAAAAATATTCATGAAGTGCTCTCAATGACTATTGAGCAAGCCCATGAATTTTTTGAAGCAGTACCGGTTGTAAAGCGCAAGCTCAAAACACTGCTTGATGTTGGCCTCGGTTATGTAAAGCTTGGACAAAGCGCCACTACCTTATCTGGCGGTGAAGCGCAGCGCGTGAAGTTATCTCTTGAACTTTCTAAAAGAGATACTGGCAGAACGCTTTACATCTTGGATGAGCCAACAACAGGCTTGCATTTCCATGACATTCAACTTTTGCTCACAGTAATCCAAACTCTGAAGAAACAAGGCAATACCATCGTCATCATTGAGCACAACCTGGATGTGATTAAGACTGCGGATTGGATTATTGATTTAGGACCCAAGGGTGGCGCAGGCGGCGGTCAAATTATTGCCACAGGCACTCCGGAAGAGGTTGCCAAAAATCCAGCGAGCTTTACTGGCCACTACTTGGCGCCATTACTTAAGCCTAAAGCTGCTAAGCCTGTTGTGGTTAAGAAAAAAGTGAGCGAGAAGGCAAAAGCAACCCATTAATCTCAGAGCAATTTAGCTTCAGCCAAGTCAATTGCCTCCGAATTTCCTGAGATTACTAAAATGTCATTTGCGCGCAGCTCAAGTTCTGGACTCAGAGGCAATTTCACATAGTCTGAGTTTGTCTCTTTGCGACGCACAGCTTGAACGCTGATACCTTCATTTTCGAGATCAAGTTGATCTAAAGTTTTCCCAACTGCCTGTGAATGCGGAAGCAAAGTAACTGAATGCAAACGCCAAGACTCATTCGACCCAAAGTCATCATCTGCTGAACCCCGGAAATAGCCCCTTAATAAGCTATAGCGCTCCTCACGGGCCGTCGTAATTCTGCGAACTACCTTGCGCATTGGTACGCCCATGATAAGTAGGACATGGGATGCCATCATGAGGCTGCCTTCAATCAATTCTGGAACAACTTCTGTAGCACCTGCAGCTTGCAGCTTGGCGATGTCAGAGTCGTCTCTAGTACGAACAAGTACCGTCATCCCGGGACGCAAATGCTCAACCTGGCGCAGCACGCGCATACTTGCTGCACTATCGGCATAGGTAATCACTACGGCCTTAGCCCGTGATAGTCCAGCAGCCATTAAATAGTTCTCACGACTCGCATCCCCATAGACCACGTTATCGCCAGCAGCAGCCGCCTCTTTTACGCGATTTGGATCTAGGTCTAAAGCGATATAAGGAATTTTTTCTTGATCAAGCATCCTTGCCAAACTTTGACCAGAACGTCCAAAGCCGCAAATAACGACGTGATTTTCATTCCGCACACTCTTGGCAGCTACACGCGTTAATGCGAGTGACTGTAATAACCACTCATTACTGGAAAAGCGCATCGCAATGCGGTCGCTGTTTTCAACCAAGAATGGTGCGCAAAACATGGAGAGCAGCATTGCAGCAAGAACCGCCTGACTCAATGTGGGATCAATCAAATCCAAACCATCAATTTGAGTCAGCAAAACAAATCCAAACTCACCAGCTTGTGCTAAACATAGCCCAGTTCTAATGGAGATGCCAGGACTTGATCCAAACACTCTGGATAACAAAGTGATTAAGCCGAATTTAAATAAGAGTGGGCCCACCAAGAGCGCCAATACCAATAGCCACTGCTCCTGGATCACCCTGAAATCCAGGAGCATCCCGATAGTAATAAAAAATAATCCCAATAAAACATCGCGAAATGGTTTAACGTCCTCTTCCACTTGATGTCGGTATGGCGTCTCTGAAATCAACATGCCGGCGAGAAATGCGCCTAAGGCTAGAGATAGGCCAAAGTGCTCTGTAAGGCCGGCCATACCCAAAACAATCAGCAAGAGATTGAGCATGAATAACTCTTGCGAACGTAACTTGGCAACCAATCTGAACCAGCGACTCATGAGTGTCTGACCAATAAAGAAAATCAAGGTCAATGCAACCGTGATCTTGATAGAGGCTGTTGTCAGAGCAAAAAATAGATCCTTAGGATTTTTTCCTAAGGAAGGCAGCAAGATCAATAAGAACACGACTGCCAAATCTTGGAATAGTAAGATACCTACAACATTTCGCCCATGCTCTGCCTCAAGCTCGGAGCGATCCGAAATCAGCTTCGTCACAATCGCGGTGGAAGACATCGCTAAAGCACCGCCAAGGGCAATCGCAGCCTGCCAAGAAATGGGGTAAATCCAGTTCATCAAAAGGCTGGCTGGAACGGCCAAGAGCATTGTCAAAATGACCTGGCTGCCACCCAGACCAAATACGATCTTGCGCATTGCCCGTAACTTATGGAGGTTAAATTCCAGGCCAATGGAAAACATTAGGAAAACTACGCCAAACTCCGCCAAATACTTGACGGTAGCTGAATCATTGGCGATACCCAGAGCATTGGGGCCAATCAGAACCCCAATGGCCAAATACCCCAAAATGGGGGGTAAGCCAAAATAGCGGAAAATAAGCACTCCGGCCACACCAGAGGCCAAGAGAATGAGAGTTAACTGAAGGACTGACGGCATATACTTACTCGATGATAGCTAAGACTCGTGAACGTACCCTAAAGCTTGCGCGCGACACCCTCACAATCGAGGCTGCTGCACTGCAAACCATGCGCGATCGCCTTGAAGGGGCCAATGCTGATGCCCTAGTGCTCGCTGTTGATCTATTACATGGCTGCAAAGGCAGAATCGTCGTTTCCGGCATCGGCAAATCGGGCCACATTGCGCGCAAAATTGCCGCCACCTTTGCCTCAACTGGTTCACCCGCTTTTTTTGTTCACCCAGCGGAAGCCAGCCATGGTGATTTAGGCATGGTGACTAGGGACGACGTTTTTGTTGCCCTATCCAATTCCGGTGAAACCGAAGAATTGCTAACTATCGTTCCCATCGTGAAACGCACTGGTGCAAAACTGATTGCACTGACTGGTGCGCCGAACTCCTCACTCGCTAAATTGGCAGATGCGCATTTAGATACTAGCGTTGAAAAAGAAGCGTGCCCACTCAATCTTGCGCCAACCACTAGCACTACTGCTGCGCTCGCCATGGGCGATGCTTTAGCTGTTGCACTTTTAGATGCCAGAGGTTTTGAAGCAGAGGATTTTATTCGCTCACATCCAGGTGGCAGACTAGGTCGCAAGCAACTCAGTCACGTCAGTGAAGTGATGCGCAGCTTTGATGACACACCAAAGATTTCCATTGATGCATCCTTACAGGAAGCTCTTCTAGAAATGACCTCTAAACGCATGGGTATGGTGGTCACCTTAGATAGCAACAAAAAAGTATTTGGTATTTTGACCGATGGTGATTTACGTCGTTTATTGGAAAAAAATACCAACCTAGATGGCATCACACTAAAAAGCGCAACGACGCCAGCACCACGGACGATTCCGCCAGAACTGCTTGCCGAAGAAGCCATTGAGATGATGGAAAAACACCGCATTAATCATCTTGTGGTTACCGACATCAATGGTCAACTACTAGGCGCACTCAATTTGCATGATTTATTTGCTGCAAAAGTGATTTAGTCATTCATCCTATTAAACTTTATGCCCAGCGCGTTTAACACCCACAATACCAATCCTCTTGCACAGTATCCCCAAGCATGGGAGCGCGCGGGCGCTGTCAAGCTTCTAGTCTTAGATGTTGATGGTGTTTTAACCAATGGGCAAGTATGGATTGGTGCAGATGGTAAAGAATCGCTAAAAGCGTTTGATATTCAAGATGGTCTAGGTATTAAATTATTAGAGCAGTGTGGCATTCCCACCGCGATCATCACTGGTCGCAACTCAAAAATGGTTTTAGCCCGCTGCGAAGAACTGGGAATTAAACAGGTTCACATGGGCGTTGCAAATAAAGCAGTCGCTCTAGATCAGATACTCAAAGGCTTGCAATTAAGCGCTGCTGATTGTGCGGTAATGGGTGATGACTGGCCAGATTTAGCGATGATGAAAAATGCGGGTTTCAGAATTTGCCCTGCCCAAGCCCATGATGCCGTTAAAGAGATGGCGCATTTTGTCACCTCGCGAACTGGTGGCAATAGCGCTGTGCGAGAAGTGTGCGATCTGATTTTGAAAGCGCAAAACCGCTATGAGGAATTGCTCAGCAAGGCCAGTAGTTAAGCAATGCAATTAAGCTCTCAACATATTAAGCAAAGCATTGGTCGCACACTGTTGCGCCTCATGCCATTGCTGTTAATGGGTGTACTAACACTGCTGACTTTTTGGCTAGTCCAAAAAAATACACCACATGAAAAATCTCCACTTGAGCGCGTCAGACTTCATGAGCCGGATTACACCATCAACAATGGTACGCTTTCAGCCCTCAATGAACTTGGCAATACCAAGTATCGAATCTTGGGTAATAAAGTCACGCACTATGATGATGATGCTTCGATTGATATTGCGACGCCCCGCATGCGCTTGTTCCAGCCCGATAAGGCCCCGGTAACGGTCAAATCTGATACCGGCCACCTTGATGGTGATCTCACCATTCTCGACTTAATTGACAATGCCAGTATCTTCCGGCCCGCGCAGGCTGCCACCGCTACCGAACCGGCTACCCTTCGCATGCTGGCAACTTCCAGTTATTTCAAGGTACTGATTAATGATGACATCATTGAATCAGATAGACCCATTACGCTTGAACAAGGCATGTCAATCATGCACTCCACCGAAGGTGGCATTTTTCATAATGTTGAACAAAGCATGACGCTCTTGGGTCAAGTAAAAGGACGTATTGAGCGCGCACCGCGAGGAAGTCCACAACAATGAAGGTACATTCTCGCTCCACCAGTGCATTTTTCATTGCCTTGCTTTTCGGGCTGAGTATCAGTGGATATACCTGTGCGGAAAAAGCGGATCGAGATAAACCTTTGATTCTCGAAGCTGAAAAAGTATCGGTAAACGATGTTCAACAGGTCTATGACCTAAATGGTCAAATCTTGCTCATTAAAGGAACCATCGTTGTCACCGGAGAAGATGGTCACATACAGGTTGACCCAGAAGGATATGAATTTGTTGATGTGAAGGGCTCGCAAAACACCATTGCTAGCTTTCGCCAGCGACGTGAAGGACCTGAGGATGAATTCATGCAGGGCACAGCCAATCAAGTTGCTTATAACGCCAAAACTGAGATCCTGACACTTACTGGTGATGCTAATTTAAAGCGCCTCCTCAATGTGCAAATGCTCGACCAGTTACGTGGCTGGAAAATTGAGTATGACGATGTAAAGCAGTACTATCGGGTTACCCCTCCTCAGGACGCAAAGCCGGATGATCTGCCTTTGGCAAGAGCAATCCTTTCACCAAGACGAAAAGCCACACTAGAGAAATGACAACGGATTTAGCTCAGACCAATCACACTGCAACCCTTAGCGCGCATCACTTACAAAAGCGCTACGGCTCTAGAACCGTTGTACGAGATGTCTCTATCGAGGTGAAATGCGGAGAAGTAGTAGGACTTCTTGGGCCTAATGGTGCTGGCAAAACAACTTCGTTCTACATGATCGTTGGCTTAGTCCCTTTGGACGGCGGCAATATTGTTCTGGATGGCGCAGATATTACCCACCTACCAATCCACGAGCGCGCTCGTATGGGTCTGTCTTATCTTCCACAGGAAGCTTCAGTATTTAGAAAGCTGAATGTTGCGGAGAATATTCAGGCTGTTCTAGAGCTTCAAGTTCAAGGCGGCAAACCTCTGACCAAAGCTGAAATTGCCAATCGTCTCGATGAGCTTCTGGGTGAACTTCAAATCAGTCATCTGCGCAACAATCCCGCCCTATCACTATCGGGCGGTGAGCGTCGTCGCGTTGAAATCGCAAGAGCACTGGCATCTCAACCCAAATTTATCTTGTTGGATGAACCATTTGCCGGTGTTGACCCTATTGCTGTTGGGGAAATTCAGCGGATTGTGCGCTTCCTACGCGATCGCCAAATTGGCGTTCTGATTACTGACCATAACGTACGGGAAACCTTGGGTATTTGTGACCACGCTTACATTATTAGCGAGGGTAGCGTTCTTGCTGAAGGTAAGCCCGATCAAATCATCCAAAATGATGCTGTCCGTAGGGTTTATTTGGGCGAAAACTTCCGGATGTAATCTGGACGGTCTTTCTGGCCGTTTTATTGAATAAAAATCGTTTTCCCTCTTGGATTTCGGCAAATTCGCTGATACGCTGGAGGTTCATGATGTTCCTTTCCCAAAATACTGCTCAAATCATTTCAGGGGCTTGCTGCGCACCCCATGCATGAGCATGCGCACGCGTATATCCGAGGAGATGCTAATGAATTTAAAGATTAATAGCCGCCATGTAGAAGTAACACCAGCCATGCGCACACATCTTGAAGCTGGGATGGCCAAAATTCGCAAGCACTTTGACCATGTAATTGATGCCTCCGCCTTTCTGGTTGTGGATAACGCCAAAGAGAAGGATCTACGTCAGAGCGCCGAGATCACCATTCACCTCAAAGGCAAGGAATTGTTTGCTGAAGCTCACAATGCCGACCTTTACCACGCGATGGATGCCGTGGTCGATAAGTTGGAACGGCAAGTGGTTAAGCACAAGGAAAAGATCCAGGACCACCATCACGAAAAGCGATTTGAGTAAGTCTTGTCGTCAGGACACCTATAATCAATTGCAATGAATGCCCTGACCAATCTTTTTACCCCTGACTGCATTGCATTAGAGAATCCTGCCAAAAGCAGATCTGATGCATTTGCAGCAGCTGGGAACCTCTTTGCCAAACAAGTAGGTATCGATGCAAATGCTGTCGTTGAATTCCTCAATGCTCGTGAAGATTTAGGCTCTACCGCTCTCGGAGCTGGCGTAGCCATTCCTCATGGGCGTGTCAAAGGTTTAAAGCAGCCAAGCGCTGCTTTCATGAGACTAAAAGACCCCATTGATTTTGCCGCTCCAGATGGTCAGCCCGTCTCCATTTTGATCTTTTTGTTAGTTCCAGAAAAAGCGACTCAACAACATTTAGAAATTTTGTCTTCAATTGCTCAGTTATTGTCAGATGCCGACACGCGTGAATTTCTATCCACTGCTACGGATCCTGCAAAGGTATGTGAAAAACTACAGCACTGGGGTGCAGCAAAATGACACAGCCCTTACTCCTAGAGGGAGTAACTGCTCAGCAGATTTTTGATGACAACGTAGCCGATCTCAAATTTTCTTGGATTGGTGGATTAGAAGGGGCTGACCGCACCTTTCCAACAGAAGCAGTAAAAGCAGCTGCAGCCAGTTCAGATTTGGTTGGCCACTTAAACCTCATTCACCCGAGTCGCATACAAATTTTTGGTGAGCAAGAGGTGGATTACCACGCGGCACTAGAACCAAAACAAAGACAAGAACAAATTGCCAATTTGATTTCAAAAACGCCACCCTGCGTCATTGTGGCGGATGGTAAAACTGCAGATCCAGACCTTCAGCTTTTTTGCCAGCGCTCTTCTACTCCCTTATTTACAACGTCGATCTCCGCAGCAGAAGTGATTGATCATCTGCGTATCTACCTGACCAAAATTGGCGCACCCCAAATCACAATGCATGGGGTATTTATGGATATCTTAGGTTTGGGAGTCTTGCTTACCGGGGACTCTGGCTTGGGTAAGAGCGAGCTGGGTCTTGAATTGATTTCTCGCGGCCATGGTTTAGTAGCAGATGATGCGGTAGATTTTGCCCGTCTTGGTCCAGACTATATTGAAGGCCGCTGCCCTGTAATTTTGCGCAATCTGCTCGAAGTACGTGGCCTAGGGCTATTAGATATTCGCACTATCTTTGGTGAAACTGCAGTGCGTCGCAAACTGAAGCTCCGTTTAATTGTTCAACTGGTTCGCAGGACGGATGGAGAGTTTGAAAGACTGCCTCTTGAAGCTCAACATATTGATGTCTTAGGTGTACCCATTCGCACCGTGAAAATTCAAGTGGCGGCTGGTCGCAACTTAGCTGTTCTAGTTGAAGCAGCTGTTCGTAATACGATTTTGCAATTGCGCGGTATTGATACCCTAAAAGAATTTATAGAGCGTCAACGTCAGCAAATGAATGCAGAGGCTGACTCTGTCAAATCCCAAGGTCGACTCCTCTAAGCCATGCAAATTAATCTGATTACCGGAATCTCTGGCTCGGGTAAATCAGTTGCCTTGAGAGCATTTGAGGATGCAGGATATGACTGTGTAGACAATCTACCCGTATCTCTACTAGAAAGCCTCATCAGCACCCTAGAAAAAGAAAATAGTGAACGCATTGCAGTCGCCATTGATGCCCGTCGTGGCCAGTCGATTGCTGATCTTCCATCAATTCTTGAAAATTTAAGGCGCAATCATCAAGTTCGTGTAGTTTTCTTAAACGCCAATACCGATGCTTTAGTTCAGCGCTTTTCTGAAACGCGCAGGCGTCACCCTTTATCAGGCAATACCACTCAATCTGAGTCCGTTACCTTAATTGAAGCAATCGATAAAGAACGTAATTTGCTGGAGCCCCTGCGCCCACAAGCGCATACGATTGATACAAGCAATCTCCCTGCACACGCATTACGCTCCTGGATTGGTGATCTTCTTAAAGATAAACCTCTTGGCCTTTCAATCATCTTTGAATCTTTCGGATTCAAAAAGGGGGTTCCTAGTGATGCTGACTTAGTATTTGATGCGCGCTGTCTCCCCAACCCCCATTACGATAAAGACCTCA comes from Polynucleobacter sp. MWH-Svant-W18 and encodes:
- the uvrA gene encoding excinuclease ABC subunit UvrA, with the protein product MNNEIKIRGARTHNLKNINLDIPREKLVVLTGLSGSGKSSLAFDTLYAEGQRRYVESLSAYARQFLQLMEKPDVDTIEGLSPAISIEQKATSHNPRSTVGTVTEIHDYLRLLFARAGTPHCPDHDLPLEAQSVSQMVDTVLSMPEDTKLMILAPVVSERKGEFVDLFQDLQAQGFVRFRVRSGGGTANAAKAEIFEVDQLPTLKKNDKHSIEVVVDRIKVRPDIQQRLAESFETALRLADGKAMIVDMDTGKEMIFSSKFACPVCSYSLQELEPRLFSFNNPMGACPSCDGLGHQSFFDPKRIVAHPDLSLASGAIKGWDRRNQFYFKLLQTLAKHGGFDVEKPFETLSKKQQDLILLGSGDVTIPFEYINERGKNSIREHAFEGIVANFERRYRETDSVTVREELARYQNIQICPECNGSRLRKEARFVKVGEKKQSRAIYEISALPLKDAKEYFEALELKGAKREIADKIVNEISARLRFLNDVGLDYLSLERSADTLSGGEAQRIRLASQIGSGLTGVMYVLDEPSIGLHQRDNDRLIGTLKHLRDLGNSVLVVEHDEDMIRASDWVIDIGPGAGVHGGEIVAQGTPEEVEANPNSLTGAYLSGREAIAVPEKRIPVNDRFLEIIGARGNNLQSVHAQIPVGLLTCVTGVSGSGKSTLINDTLHHAVAQHLYGSNAEPAAHDAMKGLEHFDKVISVDQSPIGRTPRSNPATYTGLFTPIRELFAGVPAARERGYEAGRFSFNVKGGRCDACEGDGVLKVEMHFLPDVYVPCDVCHGKRYNRETLDIRYKGKNIHEVLSMTIEQAHEFFEAVPVVKRKLKTLLDVGLGYVKLGQSATTLSGGEAQRVKLSLELSKRDTGRTLYILDEPTTGLHFHDIQLLLTVIQTLKKQGNTIVIIEHNLDVIKTADWIIDLGPKGGAGGGQIIATGTPEEVAKNPASFTGHYLAPLLKPKAAKPVVVKKKVSEKAKATH
- a CDS encoding monovalent cation:proton antiporter-2 (CPA2) family protein; protein product: MPSVLQLTLILLASGVAGVLIFRYFGLPPILGYLAIGVLIGPNALGIANDSATVKYLAEFGVVFLMFSIGLEFNLHKLRAMRKIVFGLGGSQVILTMLLAVPASLLMNWIYPISWQAAIALGGALAMSSTAIVTKLISDRSELEAEHGRNVVGILLFQDLAVVFLLILLPSLGKNPKDLFFALTTASIKITVALTLIFFIGQTLMSRWFRLVAKLRSQELFMLNLLLIVLGMAGLTEHFGLSLALGAFLAGMLISETPYRHQVEEDVKPFRDVLLGLFFITIGMLLDFRVIQEQWLLVLALLVGPLLFKFGLITLLSRVFGSSPGISIRTGLCLAQAGEFGFVLLTQIDGLDLIDPTLSQAVLAAMLLSMFCAPFLVENSDRIAMRFSSNEWLLQSLALTRVAAKSVRNENHVVICGFGRSGQSLARMLDQEKIPYIALDLDPNRVKEAAAAGDNVVYGDASRENYLMAAGLSRAKAVVITYADSAASMRVLRQVEHLRPGMTVLVRTRDDSDIAKLQAAGATEVVPELIEGSLMMASHVLLIMGVPMRKVVRRITTAREERYSLLRGYFRGSADDDFGSNESWRLHSVTLLPHSQAVGKTLDQLDLENEGISVQAVRRKETNSDYVKLPLSPELELRANDILVISGNSEAIDLAEAKLL
- a CDS encoding SIS domain-containing protein, translating into MIAKTRERTLKLARDTLTIEAAALQTMRDRLEGANADALVLAVDLLHGCKGRIVVSGIGKSGHIARKIAATFASTGSPAFFVHPAEASHGDLGMVTRDDVFVALSNSGETEELLTIVPIVKRTGAKLIALTGAPNSSLAKLADAHLDTSVEKEACPLNLAPTTSTTAALAMGDALAVALLDARGFEAEDFIRSHPGGRLGRKQLSHVSEVMRSFDDTPKISIDASLQEALLEMTSKRMGMVVTLDSNKKVFGILTDGDLRRLLEKNTNLDGITLKSATTPAPRTIPPELLAEEAIEMMEKHRINHLVVTDINGQLLGALNLHDLFAAKVI
- a CDS encoding MFS transporter; translation: MNPSELRSTLALAGIFGLRMLGLFLLLPVFSIHARGLPGGEHALWVGLTLGIFNIVQACFYIPLGRLSDRIGRKPVVLWGLSLFVAGALICAAKDDLLWIAIGRGVMGAGAVSAAISAWVADLTREQVRTRAMALVGGSIALSFALSLVIAAPIYRAISLSGIFIVLAVLGVIAMFVSYYVLPSSKPEAKVQQASLKEVFFRPELMRLNLGVFVLHATQVAMFLVVPRLLVQAGLPLSSHWEIYLPVVLLSFVFMAPAIIFGEKKQKLRTVLLVAIILLFTAEIVFMQANSVMAIAAALLIYFVGFNLLEALQPSLVSRFAKESKGTALGVYNTTQSIGLFMGAAIGGYLMDSHGDLSVFAMGAALLVCWLIIAWSMGEMPTRAAESKDVATET
- a CDS encoding HAD family hydrolase — encoded protein: MPSAFNTHNTNPLAQYPQAWERAGAVKLLVLDVDGVLTNGQVWIGADGKESLKAFDIQDGLGIKLLEQCGIPTAIITGRNSKMVLARCEELGIKQVHMGVANKAVALDQILKGLQLSAADCAVMGDDWPDLAMMKNAGFRICPAQAHDAVKEMAHFVTSRTGGNSAVREVCDLILKAQNRYEELLSKASS
- the ssb gene encoding single-stranded DNA-binding protein, with the translated sequence MASVNKVIIVGNVGRDPETRYMPSGDAVTNISVATSDRYKDKQTGEMKETTEWHRVAFFGKLAEIAGQYLKKGSQVYVEGRLRTRKWTDASGQEKYSTEIVAETMQMLGGKPVGGSGDGGESYARSKPAEQSAPASSNAASLGAMDDDIPF